A window of the Candidatus Binataceae bacterium genome harbors these coding sequences:
- a CDS encoding MBL fold metallo-hydrolase — protein sequence GMFGRRARRLPSGGFLPTKDVPKPPALAARGARVLTLTESATFLDGMFFVSGEIPRVTPFEKGLPAHYQKSAAGQWEPDPWLRDERFLAVQVKDKGLVVFTACSHAGVINVLSHARECFPAVPLYAVAGGLHLSGPNENIIADTVTALAQFELAVIATGHCTGWRATVALASAFGDAALAPLAVGKRYSF from the coding sequence GGGGATGTTCGGCCGCCGCGCGCGCCGCCTTCCCAGCGGCGGCTTTTTACCCACCAAGGACGTGCCCAAGCCGCCGGCGCTGGCGGCGCGCGGGGCTAGAGTTTTGACTCTAACTGAGAGCGCGACTTTTCTGGACGGAATGTTCTTTGTAAGCGGCGAGATTCCGCGGGTAACTCCCTTCGAAAAAGGGCTGCCGGCCCATTATCAAAAAAGCGCCGCCGGCCAATGGGAACCCGATCCCTGGTTGCGCGATGAACGCTTCCTGGCGGTACAGGTAAAGGACAAGGGGCTGGTGGTATTCACGGCCTGCTCGCACGCCGGGGTTATCAACGTGCTAAGTCATGCACGCGAATGCTTTCCCGCGGTCCCGCTTTACGCGGTGGCTGGCGGCCTGCACTTGTCGGGCCCCAATGAAAACATTATTGCCGATACCGTGACCGCCCTCGCGCAATTCGAGCTGGCCGTGATCGCCACCGGCCATTGCACCGGATGGCGCGCGACCGTGGCCTTGGCCAGCGCTTTTGGCGACGCGGCCCTGGCTCCGTTGGCCGTGGGCAAGCGCTACAGCTTTTAG